In Saccopteryx bilineata isolate mSacBil1 chromosome X, mSacBil1_pri_phased_curated, whole genome shotgun sequence, the genomic window cgtaatgctataattttttttagtaaaaactgGGGTTTTTGAGATCTAGTAttagaccagcaattttcaacttgtGTGCCAGGGCACATTGCCACAGAGtcacactggtgtgctgcaagaatttttaaaacatgcactacctgACAATTTAGTCAGAGGTACTGACCTCTTTGCCCTtggattgtcaaattaaaaaacgACAACAGCCAGTACAAcagtagccatctggtgtgaatgaatcaaaactatatctattttttgtcagactggcaaaaaacataatatatatattttggtgtgctgcagaattctCTGATAAACACCACATAACGAGATAAAAAGACAAGTTACAgtgtgggagaaaatatttgcaaaccacacatCCAACAAAACAACTAATATCTatctacaatatatatatatatatttttttaaaaactctcaaaacAACAGTGAAAAGCAGtccaattataaaatgggcaaatgacTTAAATGTTTTACCTAAGAAGATATGGCACAGGTGGCAAatgagcatatgaaaagatgaacATGATTAgccactagggaaatgcaaattaaaacagtgaGTTGTCATTACACATGTATcagaagggctttttttttttttaattttgacaatATAAAATTCtgatgaggatgcagagaaactggaTCTCTCCTACTCTGCTAGTGAGGATGTACAGTGtcacagccactctggaaaatagtttctttttttcttttttaggaaaatagtttctttaaaaagtaaacatataCTTATgacatgatccagcaattgcaTTCTTGGGAATTTTTCCCTAGAGAAATGAAGACTTACAATCACACATAAACCTGTATATGGATGTTTATAGCAGgtttattcataataaccccaAACCggaaacaacccagatgttcttcaacaggtgaatggttaaacaaactaCAATAAATCAATATCACAGAatactacttagcaataaaaaaggaatgcAATTTTGATATAGGCAACAACTTgaaaaaatgaccatttttttcatttgtaataaGGGGGAGGTTGTCTCAAGGGCCTTCCCATTTGGGAATTCAAGATACAGATGAGCAGGGTAGGACAGGATAAGAGCATATTTTAAAGAGCTTagggctttttattattttttttttctttagtgagaagcggggaggcagaaagtcagactcccgcaactggagccattccagcaccttaggcggaggccatggagccatcctcagggcccgagtcaactttgctccagtggagccctggctgcggaaggggaagagacagagagaaaggagagggggaggggtggagaagcagacgggcgcttctcctgtgtgccctggctgcgaatccaaaccgggactcctgcacgccaggccgacgctctaccactgagctaactggtcggGGCTTAGGGCTTTTTAAATggtaatttattacttttttttttagaacttcagAGACTCAAAATAATCATAAATAAGTACTTCCTAGGCATTCTAGGGAGCCCATTTTGGAAGGTGAGAACCAGGAGAAAGGAGTTTAGGGAAGCCAAGAGGTCTTCGTAGCTTTAGTGAATAACTTGAAAGAGAGAGGCTGTTGCCTTTTTACACTCACACAGGCCAGGATGAATTTGAGACTCAAACTGAAAGGATTCTGTattcccagaaacacaaggaaatGCCTTTGTTCTAATACACAAAATTGTTCACGAATCAGGGATCTGAAAAACTGGAAAAAGCCACATTGCCTCCTCAACATTACGAGTAATGGGAAATCCAGTGTCAGAGCATTTGCAGCTGGTGGTATAGCATTTGTCATGTTATTCTCAAATACAACCAGTGTCTCCACTGTGTTCAGGCTTGGAAATGAAGTAGGGTGTAAGAGTCAATGAAAAATTCTACAAGCACAATTGCTGCATGTAACATGCAAAGGCAGAATTGCTGGACATAATCGGCCAAGGCCGAATCACTGCACATAAGGTGCAAAACCAGAATTGCTAGACACAAGGCACAAAAGCGGACTCGCTGGACATAATTGGCAAAGGCCGAATAGCTACACATAAGGTGCAAAAGCGGAATTGCTGGACATAATCGGCAAAGGCTGAATCGCTACACATAAGGTGCAAAAGCAGAATCGCTGGACATAATCGGCAAAGGTGGATTAGGCACATAACGGCCTAAGGCATGATCTCACAGGGCGAGATTTGAATCCTGCTGACCCGGAAATAGATGTTGCTACTACGGGGGCCCTTGGGGGTGTGTTTAAGGCCTCCCAACAGCCAATCGTAGTGTCAGGCGTGGCCACGGGGAGACAGTGGCCAATGGTAGAGAAGACTATTAATTAGGGGAGGGCGACCAGAGCCTGAAATCCTCGAGAGTGCGGTGGCTCGGGGCGGTTGAGGATCTAACTGTCGGGTTGGACGGTTGGTCTGAGCCGTAGCGGGTAACTGCGCCACCAGCGACTGCGGCACCAGCGAACCGTGGTTCTCTCTGGCCTTGAAACGCCATGGAGGAGCTGCAGCGCGAGCATCAGCGGGTGGAACGCCGCCAGCAGCGCGAGAAAAAAGAGCTTGAGGACCGCATCCAGGTCATGAAGAGCTCGGTCCCCAAGGgcgacaagaagaaaaaaaagcaaatgctcCTTGACGTGGCCCGCCTGGAGGCCGAGATGGAGCAGAGGCACCAGCAGGAGCTGGAGAAGTTCGAGGAGGTTTTACCTAAGAGTGCCTGGCAACGAAGCTTCGAGGCCATCTCCAAAGGGCTGGCTAAGATGAATCTGGAGAACCAGCCTCCTCCTCACCTCTCGAAGATCCAGAAGAGGCGCGAAAGGAGGGCGGCGCTCGAGAGGGAGCGCCAGAAGGCCGCCGACGCCGAGACGCGGTACCTGGCCAGCTACCGCcgcgaggaggaggagaagctcgCCGCCATCCTCGAGCCCAGAAACCTGGAGATGAGGCATGTACCGCCCGACAGCCACTGCCTGTACCGCGCCATCCAAGACCAGCTGGCATCCTCCGTGACCCTGGAGAGCCTGCGGAGACGCACCGCCAGGTACCTGCGGCAGCACGTCGAGGAGTTCCTGCCGTTCTTCAGCGACCCTGAAACCAGCGACGCCCACAGCCGCGACGACTTCCTGCGCTACTGCGACGACATCATGCCCAACGCGTCTTGGGGAGGCCAGATGGAGCTGAGGGCCCTGTCGCACGTCCTGCAGAGCCCCATCGAGGTGATCCAGACGGAGTTGCCTGTCCTCGTCGTCGGGGAGGAGTATGGCAGCAAGCCGCTGACCCTGGTCTACGTCCGCTACGCCTCCAGCTTCGGTGACCACTACAACTCTGTGAAGCCGCTGGAAGCCGGAGCCGTCGGGGGAGCCACTGCGCGGTTCTTCTAGGCCGTTGTCGTGCCGCCACCGCCGGGTCTCCTCAGTAAGCTGTACGTTTACCTTTGGCTTTCTCTGGGGttcctgtgtttgttttattcaagATTTAACAACCCCCCCACCCTGCTTTCCTATCTAGccattcttcctcctctctttccttcgtTGCTTCGttcacggggtgggggtggggagtcagTTTGAAAAGTTCCAACCATATCTTGTCTTTCAGGGTCTTCGTCTCCTGTCTCCTTTGCCGttgaaattttacaaataatttcacGATGAAAACGGAAATTTGGTTTAATGTGGTAACTTGGAAAAACATCATTTTACTTCAGAATCTTCAGGCTGTCCATGAATATGTTGGATTACTTAGAAAAACTATTCCAAATGCTTTGTGAATGctatttgcctatttttttggggggggaaatgTATCATTGGctggttttggtttcttttgaATTAAGCTTGGCTGCTCAGGAGACAACAGTTTTTTAGTATTGGTATGAAGTGTGAAAGATCTGAACttagtaaattttattaattcttagagatagaaaagtttaaaaagaatcttAAGCGTATTCAAGTAGTTGATCCAATTTGTATATCTACAATTGCAATGAGGCAAAACTGTGAGTGAGATCTACTTTTGTTAATATTTGAGACTTGTTGATATTTTGCCAAAGGAATGTAAAAGCTTTTAATCACATGTTTTTGTACATGCCAAATGTTCTAGAATAAGAGCTAtggaatttgttttaaaaataaaagcagtttaaaaaaatacttggttCTCTATTTTTGTGTAGATGATTTAATTCATAAAGAGTTCATACCTCAGAATCTACGAATCCTGGAGGTTTAGGGAACAGGAGTGGGGGAGACAGAAAAAGTTTTTGGGAAGAGGAGTGAGTTTGGGGTCCTGGTGGTGGTCTGGTATGCAGTGTTTCCCAGGGAAGGATTTAGGGAGGAATTTTATCTTGAGGTCATcctgagttgatgtttttcactcCGTGGAAAACATCATGAAATGGTTTCACTTAAGGGTGTTCTAATTAGTGTGCATGAAAGAGTACTCCTATTTCCAAAAACCCTCCAGTCCTAGGCATTTCGGAAGGGAAAGAAGTGCCACCAGATTATTGGAGGAGGGGTTCCCAAAATACAAATCTGGAAATCCTGCCAGAGAAATCCTTGTGTAAATGTGTGTATCAGATAAGCTCAGGTAACCAGTTAGCTGGGACGAGGAGGTCCCCAAGAAAACCTGGCATTTGTGAAAGACCCTTTCCTGGGGAAGGAGGAATAAGCCAGGAAGGGAGGCATAATCCACAGAAGGGTGCTTGGCTGGGAAGGAGAATGAAAACTAAGGACAGGTCTGACCTGTGGCGGAGCAGTACATAAAGCGTcattctggaatgctgaggttgctggttcaaagcccggggattgcctggtcaaggcacatatgggagttgatgcttccagctcctcgccccttttccctctctctctccatctctctctccccctctaatgaataaatatagtcttaaatttttttaaataataaaaaataaaaaactggggACAGGGTCAGCCAAGGAGAATAAATAGGACAtgacaggggaggagaaaaggtTCGGGTGAAGAAGGAgcacaggctggggtggggggatgggtagGAAACTAGGCACAAGTGGTGAAGAGAATCTGGCGAAAAGAGGGGACATGAATGGGGTAAGGGACATAAACGGGTGAAGGAGGCACAGGCTGCAGAAGGTCTGTGTGgtgcagaaggagaagggagccTGGCTGGCACAAGGGAGATGTCTACAGGAAGGTCCTGCTGGGAAACGGGGCCTGGATGGGAATGGGGGTCTCAGGTGGGCAAATGGGGCCAGGCAGGGAAAGCATGCTTGTCTGTAGAATGGATTTGGCAGGGCAAGGAGGAATATCTTGAGGAAGAAGGAGCAGGCAGATAATGGGGACAAGACTAGTGGAGTGAACGAGGCCTAGTCGAGTGTAGGGGACAATGGATGAGAAAGGGGCCCTTCACTGTTAAAGGGGAAAACACCTGGGGAAAAGGACTTGGCCAGGGGAGGAGATGAGCAGGGAAAGTCAAGCTAAACTTGGAAGGACATCGGCTGGAGGAGGGGCCCGGACAGACTTGATAGGAAGGCACAAGCTGAAAGTTGGAGACTGGCTGGGATGGGGCCCTTAGGGGTGAAAACATCGTGGCAGGGGCAGCTGGCCTGAGTATGTAAGGGCTCTGGCAGGACAATGGGGTCTGAGAGGGAGggccaggctgagaaagaaatcGAGCAGTGACAGAGGTTTGAATGCCAAGAAAGGATGGCCTAGGCTGGTCACAGAATAATGGGCAGGTGAATGGACCTGGCCGGGATAGGGGGCCTGGCAGGTAGAGAGGTCCTGCTAAAGTGAGGGTCCTGCCTGGGAAtgggcatgtgccctgacagataTCCTGGCTGGTGGGGAGGGGCTCAAGCTTGAGGAGAGAGACCTAGCTGAGGAGGGAAACAAGAAAGGCATGGGGGGAGGTCTTGCTGAGCGGGGAGGTTCTTgctgaggagggagagggagtgagttAGAAAAGGCTTGGCTGAGGAAGGAAGGCACACTGTGGTTGAAGAAAGGGGCTTTCTGGGAGAAGGAGGCCTGCCCAGGTAAAGCAACAAACTGAGGGAAAAGCTATGTGAGTCCTGCATGAAGAGCCCAGCAGGAGCACCCTCTGGCTGGGGAAGAGTTCCTAGCTGGACAAGGGGAAGTGGCTTAGCACGGGGCACAGAGTGACAGGGTCCTGGTGGGGAAAGACCACCTGTCTGGGAGGGGCCTGTACAAGTCATGGAGAGCTGAGAGGCAGGTGTTTGGCTGGGGAAGGAGGCagctagccccttgggaaagcagTCCTGCTGAAATGGGGAAAGCCCGGGCACAAACCCCGGCTGTGGAAAAGAGGACCTTTCTGGGAAAGGCACCATGTGGGCAAGGAGACAGAGCTGCAAAGGGCCCTGGATGGAAGGGTAGCTTGGCTAAGGAGGTTGTCAGCAGGGTGTCAGGGAAGGGTCCTGGGGGGGAACGGGGCAAGCTGCAGTTGAGgcctgcctggggggggggaaggtggtTGAGGCCTaactgggtgggggaggaggcgAGGGAAACAAGATGGTAAGGAGGCCCTGCTGAAGCACAGGGTGGAAACCGGCCAGATAAGCAGTTACAGGCCAGAGAGGTGGACACAGGCGAGTAAGATGACATTCAGAAAGGGGCCAATCTACAATAGGAAACCCACacgtgtcaataattatactaaatgtaaacagattaaactcaccaataaaaaggcacagagtagcagaatggattaaaaaagaaaacccaactgtatactgcctacaagaaactcatctaagcaacaaggataaaaacaaattcaaagtgaaaggctggaaaacaatattccaagcaaataacatccaaaaaaaagcaggtgtagcaatactcatatctgatagcaaaagtactcagagacaaaaatggtcatttcataatgattaaggggacgctgaatcaagaagacataacagaaggtcagagaaatggcaccgtaaggagcgatactgataaatctcccccaaaattcaacaagatcttcaaccagagacagaaaaatctatccttggagcctccagaagttccaaactaaatgcaaaggtatgattgagcgaaaaattgactaaatatataatcaaccccaaaggaaataaggaggaagaaacactctgccttcctcactaacctacaTAAGGGCTGGTTCACTGGGAACtaagagtataggaactaaggcaggcatagggtgtgaatagaacaaGACTGGCACaaacgtccgaaccaggctgtggcatggacatccaagccgaggaaaatctgtgcttgtggcaacccagtcaacacaagctaacgctcgtgccaaatccagacaaaggaaggcacttgggacagccatccgccccgatctcctggttggcgagcGCAGATAgtaggcgagagattcctcctagagccccgggagtggacgcctgtgttaccagacagaggggcagtgtcagaggcctttgtgtgggccgaaagcagaatccaAGGGTTATccctgtgccctgaaaaagcggcacacggggagggagcgggagcgtcattccctatgctcaaacttttccatgcgggtggagCGTCCACCGGGAGGGAGAGgatgctggctggatatcctggtcagcagcagatagtgggtgagagattcccctgggagtgggcgcccgtgttccctgacagaggagcagagtcagaggtctttgtgtgtgctgaaaccccgcctgattatactagcgactctgactgattgagccttacccagagccctgtgctaagtgggaatagagtggggattttccagctctttgagcctcttactctctaggcagaggcagcagcaaccccatagctggatcatcaggctactaattcaggaaagaaagactaggagagaggctccgggaatacagactctctcattggtggagcctgcaaatgctaatgagcctcgactgccaacgagactgaagcccaatatatgacatcaccatagagcaggggtccccaaactacagcccgcgggctgcatgcggccccctgaggccatttatctggcccccgccgcacttctggaagaggcacttttcattggtggtcagtgagaggagcatagttcccattgaaatactggtcaggttgttgatttaaatttccttgttcttcattttaaatattatattcgttcccgttttgttttttttactttaaaataagatatgtgcagtgtgcataaggatttgttcatagtttttttttatagtatagccctctaacggtctgagagacagtgaactggccccctgtgtaaaaagtttggtgacccctgccatagagactttcaactacaaacctctacctaagtatGCCACAGGAGCAGAACGCGGATACAGAGTcattgaccaggaagagggagagaaaagaaaaagcaagaagataacctctcaaaatcaagaataatccacagactttataacctatcccattttattatatatttgttcgtttgtttctcttatcttcttgtcttgattattttcttcctcttccaatttggtcatttaattctctgctgatcttactctctcctttccttgaactacactacccataagtgttacacctcctattatcttttctttcttcttcctttctctctatgatctctaaaacccttaactctctctctccttttattcttttttcttctttttgtgttttcctctttccttttttttccccctctatattagtttcttcttttctcctttacttttcctctcattcaatcctcaatcacaaacaaattactttatctgggactcaaatttttctttgtggcactttggggggggggttattttgcttttttaactcattagcgtgctcccaaccctggctttccattttgtctagttcttctccactaaatacaatagtaatttttttaattttcccccttttcccctcttattcctctcatcatatctcttagtcaaccatcacctaaaagcaaatcattttattcttgacccaaattttttcctttttagcattttgtgggtccatacccccttttttgcccctttatcacctctccccaactcaggccctccattataggtagcttttgttctatttagcacaatataattcacagcttaccataagattttctcaagaagaaggtgagaggagaggagaggaaacaaaaggggggaataatattttttttatttattctttttttatttttattttttaaactttttattctttattaattctcattaatactatcaacaaaaccaccctcagatgccattaaggaaaaagaaatcgaatatcatggatacaaaagacagagaggtagcacagatagatgaggaaaaatctatggagaaaaaatttaatatattggaaaccttggaggtaaatgacagagaatttaaaatagaaatcctaaaaatactcagagatatacaagaaaacacagaaaggcaatttagtgagctcacaaaacaactcaatgaacacaaagaatatattaccaaggaaattgaaactataaaaacaaatcaaacagagatgaaaaactcaattcataagatgaaaaatgaggtaacaagcttagctaatagaacaggccagatagaaggtaggattagtgaaatagaagacaagcaacttgaggcacaacagagagaagaagaaagagactcaaaaattaaaaaagaaatgagaaagccctacaggaattgtctgactccatcaaaaagaataacataagaataatatgtatatcagagggagaagagagagaaaatggaatggagaacacattcaaacaaataatagatgagaacttcccaagcctgtggaaagaacgaaagcctcaaattcaagaagcaaacagaactctgagttttcttaaccccaacaaacttactccaaggcacatcataatgaaattggcacaagccaacggcaaagaaaaaactctcaaggcagccagggaagagaagaatacaacatataaaggaaggcctattagattatcatcagatttctcaatagaaattctacaagctagaagagagtggaccccaatatttaaagtcctaaaagatagaaactttcagccacaaatattaacccatcaaagctatccttcaaatatgaaggagaaataaaaacattcacagatacagaaaagatgagggaatttatcatcagaaaatccccactccaggaattactaaagggggttttctttttttttcttttttttattataattttatttttttaatggggtggcatcaataaatcaggatacatatattcaaagataacatgtccaggttatcttgtcgttcaattatgttgcacacccatcacccaaagtcagattgtcctctgtcaccttctatctagttttctttgtgcccctccccctctccctttcccttttcctcttccccctcccccctccccctgtaaccaccacactcttatcaatgtctcttagtctcacttttatgtcccaccaatgtatggaataatgcagttcctggttttttctgatttacttatttcacttcgtataatgttatcaagatcccaccattttgctgtaaatgatccgatgtcatcattttgtacggctgagtagtattccatagtgtatatgtgccacatcttctttatccagtcatctactgatgggctttttggttgttttatgtcctggccactgtgaacaatgctgcaatgaacatggggctgcatgtgtctttatgtatcaatgtttctgagttttgggggtatatacccagtagagggattgctgggtcataaggtagttctattttcagttttttgaggaaccaccatactttcttccataatggttgtactactttacattcccaccaacagtgtatgagggttctaaaggggggtttccaaccatatacaaagaacaaaacaaaacaaaaccacaactaaaagctccaccaagaacacaataaaaccaaatttaaactctgacaacaacaacaaaaaaggggtggagagaatggagattaacagtatcAAAGGACTATtgagtgcaaaagtattcacaagatagtgcactacaatgaacagggtaggaacccttttcattacttaatggtaaccaccattgaaaaaaccaccacagcctgacctgtggtggcgcagtggataaagtgtcgacctggaaaagctgaggtcgccagttcgaaaccctgggcttgcctggtcaaggcatatataggagctgatgcttccagctcaaacaagacacaaaactaacagaaagcaatgtataaaatggcaatagggaactcacaagtgtcaataattacactaaatgtaaatggattaaactcaccaataaaaagggacagagtagcagaatggattaaaaaagaaaatccaactgtatgctgcctacaagaaactcatctaagcaacaagaataaaaacaaattcaaagtgaaaggctggaaaacaatactccaagcaaataacatccaaaaaaaaaagcaggcatagcaatactcatatctgataatgctgactacaagacagcaaaagtactcaggaaccaaaatggtcatttcataatgattaaggggacgctgaatcaagaagacataacaatttttaatatatatacaccaaaccaaggagcaccaaaatatataagacagctacttattgaccttaaaacaaaaactgacaaaaatacaatcatacttggagacctcaatacaccactgatggctctagatcagtcatccaaacagagaatcaataaagatatattggccttaaacaaaacactagagcacctggatatgatagacatctacaggacatttcatcccaaaatgacagagtatacatttttctccagtgtacatggatcattctcaagaattgaccatatgttgggccacaaaaacaacatcagcaaattcagaaaaattgaagttgtaccaagcatattttctgaccataaagccttgaaactagaattcaactgcaaaaaagaggaaaaaaaaacccacaaaaatgtggaaactaaacaacatacttttaaaaaatgaatgggtcaaagaagaaataagcgcagagatcaaaagatatatacagacaaatgaaaatgacaatacgacatatcagaatctatgggatgcagcaaatgcagtgatgagagggaagttcatgtcacttcaggcctatatgaacaaacaagagagagcccaattgaaccacttaacttcacaccttaaggaactgaataaagaagaacaaagacaacccaaaaccagccgaagaaaggaaataataaaaatgagagcagataaagaagatgtggcacatatacaccatggtataatattcagccataagaaatgatgacatcggatcatttacaacaaaatggtgggatcttgatagcattatacggagtgaaataagtatatcagaaaaaaaaacaagaactgcaggattccatacattggtgggacataaaaacgagactaagagacatggacaagagtgtggtggttacggggtgcgggcacaaagaaaactagatagaaggtgacggaggacaatctgactttgcgtgatggatatgcaacataactgaatgacaagataacctggacatgttttctttgaatatatgtactctggtttattgatgtcagcccattaaaattaataaaaatttatttataaaaaaatgagagcaaaaataaatgaaatagagaacagaaaaactatagaaaaaattaatagaacaaggagctggttccttgaaaagataaacaaaattaacaaaaccttggcaagaattaccaaggaaaaaggagaaaaaactcatataaataaaatccaaaatgaaagaggagaaatcaccacagacatcatagatatacaaagaattattgtagaatactatgaaaaactttatgccactaaattcaacaatctagaagaaatggataaattcctagaacaatacaaccttcctagactgagtcaagaagaagcagaaagcctaaacagaccaattagtagggaagaaatagaaaaactattaaaaaccttcccaaaaataaaagtccaggcccagacggttatactagcgaattctatcaaacattcaaagaagacttggttcctattctactcaaagtcttccaaaaaattgaagaagaagcaatacttctaaacacattttatgaggccaacataaccctcataccgaaactgggcaaggacaccacagaaaaagaaaactacagaccaatatctctaatgaatacagatgctaaaatactaaacaaaatactagcaaatcgaatacaacaacatattaaaaaaataatacatcacgatcaagtgggattcatcccagaatctcaaggatggttcaacatacataaaactgttaacgtaatacaccatatcaacaaaacaaaaaacaaaaaccacatgatc contains:
- the OTUD6A gene encoding OTU domain-containing protein 6A, which encodes MEELQREHQRVERRQQREKKELEDRIQVMKSSVPKGDKKKKKQMLLDVARLEAEMEQRHQQELEKFEEVLPKSAWQRSFEAISKGLAKMNLENQPPPHLSKIQKRRERRAALERERQKAADAETRYLASYRREEEEKLAAILEPRNLEMRHVPPDSHCLYRAIQDQLASSVTLESLRRRTARYLRQHVEEFLPFFSDPETSDAHSRDDFLRYCDDIMPNASWGGQMELRALSHVLQSPIEVIQTELPVLVVGEEYGSKPLTLVYVRYASSFGDHYNSVKPLEAGAVGGATARFF